One segment of Toxotes jaculatrix isolate fToxJac2 chromosome 8, fToxJac2.pri, whole genome shotgun sequence DNA contains the following:
- the LOC121185418 gene encoding uncharacterized protein LOC121185418 yields MQSQGSTSSQPSFDSLSSSDSLLFSDSEQAEDDTDVFLTDSSSSVTVGGAGGATANGDGGSESPGSQWTCDGFTDKEEEDESYRSESGGKAADISLDETDPTSQIPKSEGDLLFAQKCAELQGFVRPLLELLNGLKRGRFDRGLSSFQQSVAMDRIQRIVGVLQRPNSGEKYLNTLLQVEMMLKLWFPQIPTQPVSAASSVATSPARSLQDTSSSTPPHKHRDQLHIPVKKRRLSWTGTDAPTPSPVLLKCPRIRAEEKRAKQDQDERDEPPSPPSLASANQNLPDVADNSQLDEDTKGKDSDSEELGKLSKYKAGQSSEPSLTWVHVAPILSPRKACPSHEGATAAGNNENQPVAAIFPPSRRGSPATQDSSVSSTTPYKHPKNLKKPIRCQSQPVAGQQSESETIKACQGQSQSPHVILKHLPRACPTPLET; encoded by the exons ATGCAGTCCCAGGGCAGCACTTCCTCTCAACCCTCTTTCGATTCCCTGAGCTCCAGCGACAGCCTCTTGTTCAGCGACTCAGAGCAGGCGGAGGACGACACAGACGTCTTCCTGACAGACAGCTCTTCCTCCGTCACTGTTGGCGGGGCGGGTGGGGCTACAGCCAATGGAGATGGGGGATCTGAAAGTCCCGGGTCCCAGTGGACGTGCGACGGCTTCACagataaagaggaagaggatgagtcGTACAGGTCGGAGAGTGGCGGCAAGGCAGCTGACATCAGCTTGGACGAGACGGACCCTACAAGCCAGATCCCAAAATCAGAGGGAGATCTGCTGTTTGCTCAGAAG tgtgCTGAGCTACAGGGTTTTGTCAGGcccctgctggagctgctgaatGGACTGAAGAGGGGCCGATTCGACCGCG gtttGAGCAGTTTCCAGCAGAGCGTTGCCATGGATCGAATCCAGAGGATCGTGGGGgttttacagagacccaacagcGG GGAGAAGTACCTGAACACTCTGCTCCAGGTGGAGATGATGCTAAAGCTTTGGTTTCCTCAAATCCCCACTCAGCCTGTCTCTGCAGCCTCCAGCGTCGCCACATCCCCTGCCCGCTCTCTCCAAGACACTTCCAGCTCCACCCCGCCGCACAAGCACAGGGATCAGTTACATATTCCCGTTAAG AAGCGCAGACTCAGCTGGACAGGTACGGACGCTCCCACTCCTTCCCCGGTGCTTCTCAAGTGTCCTCGTATCAGAGCCGAAGAGAAGAGGGCGAAGCAAGATCAAGATGAAAGGGACgagcctccttctcctccatcgTTGGCATCTGCAAATCAAAATTTGCCAGATGTAGCTGATAACAGCCAGCTAGATGAGGACACAAAGGGAAAGGACAGCGACAGCGAGGAACTAGGCAAGCTATCAAAGTACAAAGCAGGCCAAAGCTCTGAGCCGAGCCTGACGTGGGTTCACGTTGCCCCCATCCTGTCTCCACGAAAAGCCTGCCCCTCGCACGAGGGAGCAACAGCGGCGGGTAACAACGAAAACCAGCCTGTCGCTGCCATCTTCCCGCCCAGCAGGAGGGGCAGCCCCGCCACGCAAGACAGCTCCGTCTCTTCTACCACACCATACAAACACCCCAAAAACCTGAAGAAGCCAATCCGGTGCCAAAGCCAGCCTGTTGCTGGACaacagagtgagagtgagaccATCAAGGCCTGTCAGGGTCAAAGCCAATCTCCTCATGTCATACTTAAGCATTTGCCCAGGGCGTGCCCCACCCCTTTAGAGACCTGA
- the ca14 gene encoding carbonic anhydrase 14: MDSLGLFIHLTLLCFQWTAAPAAEEVTWTYSGFVGQSEWSQYFPDCAGTSQSPVDVVATQTKYDPSLVPLTPLGYSQHGNKPFTLYNNGHTAVIELPEWMGLGGLPWLFTAVQLHLHWGSGGPSHGGSEHTINGLSADAELHVVHYNSELYPNMSAAMTQRDGLAVLGILIVTGEETNPAFNNILSYLSRIRHGDQRVPIPAFDIQSLLPKDLGRYYRYNGSLTTPPCYQSVLWTLFHERVQISKAQLLKMETILYSSKAEDPERMLLQDNYRITQPLNHRVIFASFSAESGKELSSGEVTAIVIGVMCGCVGLAVIVRFIVKTIRFFTLLHHETVVVNSSTSSWDVLPSNRPAPMPRVKEPEKEQEKKQDVALNSTSEAEKKEEPSPSLQIEP; encoded by the exons ATGGACTCTTTGGGTCTTTTTATCCATCTAACGCTTCTGTGTTTCCAGTGGACAGCTGCCCCTGCTGCCG AGGAAGTTACATGGACCTACTCTg GTTTTGTGGGTCAGTCTGAGTGGTCCCAGTATTTCCCTGACTGCGCTGGTACATCTCAATCCCCTGTTGATGTGGTTGCTACACAGACCAAATATGACCCCAGTTTGGTCCCTCTGACCCCGTTGGGCTACAGTCAGCACGGCAACAAGCCCTTCACGCTGTATAATAATGGACACACAG ctGTGATCGAGCTACCAGAGTGGATGGGACTCGGGGGGCTGCCCTGGCTCTTTACAGCCGTACAACTGCACCTCCACTGGGGCAGTGGCGGGCCGAGTCATGGGGGCAGTGAACACACCATCAACGGACTGAGTGCAGATGCAGAG CTTCACGTAGTTCACTACAACTCTGAGCTCTACCCCAACATGTCCGCGGCAATGACACAGAGAGACGGCCTGGCTGTTTTAGGAATTCTCATTGTG ACAGGTGAGGAGACAAACCCAGCATTTAACAACATCCTCAGCTACCTGAGCCGCATCAGACACGGAG ACCAGAGAGTGCCCATCCCAGCCTTTGACATCCAGTCCCTGCTCCCTAAAGACCTGGGACGCTACTATCGCTACAATGGCTCACTAACAACGCCGCCCTGCTATCAGAGTGTGCTCTGGACACTGTTTCACGAGAGGGTTCAGATCTCAAAGGCACAG CTGCTGAAGATGGAGACGATACTTTACTCCAGTAAAGCTGAAGATCCCGAGAGGATGCTGCTGCAGGACAACTACCGTATAACACAGCCGCTCAACCACAGGGTCATCTTCGCTTCCTTCTCTGCAG AGTCAGGGAAGGAGCTCTCTTCTG GGGAAGTCACAGCCATAGTGATAGGAGTGATGTGTGGCTGTGTAGGTCTGGCAGTAATCGTTCGCTTCATCGTGAAGACAATACG ATTTTTTACACTCCTTCATCATGAAACAGTCGTGGTAAACAG CTCTACCTCTAGCTGGGATGTCCTGCCCAGTAACCGGCCTGCTCCCATGCCAAG